Proteins co-encoded in one Tiliqua scincoides isolate rTilSci1 chromosome 12, rTilSci1.hap2, whole genome shotgun sequence genomic window:
- the MCTS1 gene encoding malignant T-cell-amplified sequence 1, whose product MFKKFDEKENVSNCIQLKTSVIKGIKNQLIDQFPGIEPWLNQIMPKKDPVKIVRCHEHIEILTVNGELLFFRQREGPFYPTLRLLHKYPFILPHQQVDKGAIKFVLSGANIMCPGLTSPGAKLYAAAADTIVAIMAEGKQHALCVGVMKMSAEDIEKVNKGIGIENIHYLNDGLWHMKTYK is encoded by the exons ATGTTTAAGAA ATTTGATGAAAAGGAGAATGTATCCAACTGCATCCAGCTGAAAACATCTGTTATTAAAGGCATTAAGAATCAACTGATAGATCAGTTCCCGGGTATTGAACCATGGCTAAATCAGATCATGCCAAAGAAAGATCCTGTCAAGATAGTACGATG TCATGAGCATATAGAAATCCTCACTGTCAATGGAGAGTTACTGTTCTTCAGGCAACGAGAAGGACCTTTTTACCCCACACTGAGATTACTTCATAAAT ACCCATTCATTCTGCCACATCAGCAGGTTGACAAAGGAGCCATTAAATTTGTACTTAGCGGAGCAAATATAATGTGCCCTGGCCTGACGTCTCCAGGAGCGAAACTGTACGCCGCTGCTGCTGACACAATTGTG GCAATAATGGCAGAAGGAAAACAGCATGCGCTGTGCGTTGGAGTCATGAAGATGTCGGCCGAAGATAT AGAGAAAGTCAACAAAGGGATCGGCATTGAAAATATCCACTATTTAAATGATGGCCTGTGGCATATGAAGACGTATAAGTGA